A genomic window from Ilyobacter polytropus DSM 2926 includes:
- a CDS encoding NAD(P)-dependent malic enzyme: MSTVYEKSLKLHEENKGKIEVISKVRVTNREELSLAYSPGVAEPCRKIQENKEDVYKYTSKGNMVAVISDGSAVLGLGNIGPEAALPVMEGKAILLKEFAGVDSFPICLDTQDTEEIIKTCKLLAPSFGGINLEDISAPRCVEIETRLKDELDIPVFHDDQHGTAIIVSAAIMNSYKLLKKDLKDANVVVCGAGAAGSSIIKMIKELNVNNIIAVDKDGIIARDDETREYDFLSRELSTITNKENLKGGLGDAVKGADIFIGVSAPGILKPEMIKTMNTDSIIFAMANPTPEIMPDEALAAGARIVGTGRSDFHNQVNNVLAFPGLFRGALDAKAKKITEEMKMAAAIALANVIEESELRDDYIIPDPFDERVVKVVSETVARVAKDMKICRD, translated from the coding sequence ATGTCAACAGTTTATGAAAAGTCTTTAAAGCTACACGAGGAAAATAAGGGTAAAATAGAGGTAATCTCAAAAGTAAGGGTAACCAACAGAGAGGAACTTAGTCTTGCATATTCTCCAGGAGTTGCAGAACCTTGTAGAAAGATTCAGGAAAATAAGGAAGATGTCTACAAATATACATCTAAAGGGAATATGGTGGCTGTAATAAGTGACGGATCTGCAGTATTAGGTCTTGGAAACATAGGGCCTGAAGCTGCTCTCCCTGTAATGGAGGGAAAGGCCATTTTATTAAAAGAATTTGCCGGTGTAGATTCTTTTCCAATCTGCCTCGATACTCAGGATACAGAAGAGATAATAAAAACGTGTAAGCTTTTGGCACCAAGCTTTGGTGGTATTAACCTAGAGGATATATCTGCACCTAGATGTGTAGAGATAGAGACAAGGTTAAAAGATGAATTAGACATACCTGTATTTCATGATGACCAGCACGGAACTGCAATCATAGTGTCCGCTGCTATAATGAATTCTTATAAATTATTGAAAAAAGATCTAAAAGATGCCAATGTAGTGGTATGCGGTGCAGGAGCAGCAGGAAGCTCGATAATAAAAATGATAAAAGAGCTCAATGTAAATAATATCATAGCAGTGGATAAGGATGGTATTATCGCAAGAGACGATGAAACTAGGGAATATGACTTCCTTTCTAGAGAACTCTCTACTATTACCAACAAAGAAAACCTAAAAGGTGGACTAGGAGATGCAGTAAAGGGTGCAGATATATTTATAGGGGTATCAGCTCCAGGTATACTTAAGCCTGAAATGATAAAGACTATGAATACTGATTCAATAATCTTTGCCATGGCAAATCCTACTCCAGAGATAATGCCTGATGAGGCCTTAGCAGCAGGAGCTAGGATAGTGGGGACAGGAAGATCTGACTTCCATAATCAGGTTAATAATGTTCTTGCATTCCCAGGACTTTTTAGAGGTGCTCTAGATGCAAAGGCGAAAAAAATAACTGAAGAGATGAAGATGGCGGCAGCTATAGCTCTTGCTAACGTAATAGAGGAGTCGGAGTTGAGAGATGACTATATAATTCCTGATCCATTTGATGAGAGAGTTGTAAAGGTAGTGTCTGAAACTGTGGCGAGAGTTGCAAAGGATATGAAGATCTGCAGGGATTAA
- a CDS encoding fumarate hydratase, with protein MKELDLTKVTEEVARLCIEANYFIGKDVMGKIKEALEKEESPVGKNILEQIITNDGIAADDQVPMCQDTGLAVVFLEVGTEVKINGDIYEAINAGVRKGYEEGYLRKSAVRHPLDRVNTKDNTPAIIHTKLVPGSDKVKIIVAPKGGGSENMSYVKMLAPAAGVEGVKNLIIEAIKAGGGNPCPPMVVGVGLGGTFEKAALLAKEALMRDLNDKSPDPVNAKLEDELLELINNTGVGPLGLGGKVTALTVKVNSYPCHIASLPVAVNINCHAARHKEVIL; from the coding sequence GTGAAAGAACTTGATTTGACAAAAGTAACAGAAGAAGTTGCAAGACTCTGTATAGAGGCCAACTACTTTATTGGTAAGGATGTAATGGGGAAAATCAAAGAAGCCTTGGAGAAAGAAGAGTCTCCTGTAGGAAAAAACATTTTAGAGCAGATAATTACAAATGATGGTATCGCTGCTGATGACCAGGTCCCTATGTGCCAAGATACTGGACTGGCAGTAGTTTTCTTGGAAGTGGGTACAGAAGTAAAAATAAACGGTGACATCTATGAGGCTATCAACGCCGGTGTAAGAAAAGGATATGAAGAGGGATATCTCAGAAAATCTGCAGTAAGACATCCTCTTGACAGAGTCAATACAAAGGACAATACTCCTGCAATTATTCATACTAAACTTGTACCTGGATCAGATAAGGTGAAGATTATCGTGGCTCCTAAAGGTGGAGGAAGTGAAAATATGAGTTATGTAAAAATGCTCGCTCCTGCAGCAGGTGTAGAGGGAGTAAAGAATCTAATAATTGAAGCTATCAAAGCCGGTGGAGGAAATCCATGCCCTCCAATGGTAGTAGGTGTGGGCCTAGGAGGAACTTTTGAAAAAGCTGCTCTTCTAGCCAAAGAGGCACTTATGAGAGATCTAAATGATAAAAGTCCAGATCCTGTAAATGCAAAATTAGAAGATGAACTTCTTGAGCTTATTAACAATACTGGAGTAGGGCCACTAGGTCTAGGTGGAAAAGTAACAGCTCTAACTGTAAAAGTAAACAGTTATCCATGTCATATAGCATCACTTCCAGTTGCTGTAAACATAAACTGTCATGCAGCTAGGCATAAAGAAGTAATCCTATAA
- the ribD gene encoding bifunctional diaminohydroxyphosphoribosylaminopyrimidine deaminase/5-amino-6-(5-phosphoribosylamino)uracil reductase RibD — MDKKYMETALKLALKGEGNVNPNPMVGAVVVKNGTIVGEGYHKQYGGPHAEVYALNEAGSECRGATIYVTLEPCSHYGKTPPCAEKIIEMGIKKCVIACLDPNPLVAGRGVKILERAGIEVEVGLMEKEALELNRVFMKYITTEKPFVFLKCAITLDGKIAARTGSSKWITNEVSREKVQRLRHRFMGIMVGANTLVMDNPRLNARIEGGNDPFRIVIDPELIVPSDSNFASMKDGKSIIVTSEKNKDSEKVSLLEARGVRFAWLPGDEFKISDILKKVGELKIDSVLLEGGSYLISKAFEENAIDGGEIFIAPKILGDQKGIPFIKGFSFDSIEEAFELKNVKFNQYGNNISVEFYKD; from the coding sequence ATGGATAAAAAATACATGGAGACGGCTCTAAAACTCGCATTAAAGGGAGAAGGGAATGTAAACCCAAATCCTATGGTAGGAGCCGTGGTGGTGAAAAACGGAACTATAGTAGGGGAAGGGTATCACAAACAATACGGAGGTCCTCATGCTGAGGTCTATGCCTTGAATGAGGCAGGATCTGAGTGTCGCGGCGCCACGATTTACGTGACCTTAGAGCCTTGCTCTCACTACGGGAAAACTCCTCCGTGTGCTGAAAAAATAATAGAGATGGGTATAAAAAAGTGTGTGATAGCCTGTCTTGATCCTAATCCCCTTGTGGCAGGAAGAGGAGTAAAAATTCTAGAAAGAGCCGGTATAGAGGTGGAAGTTGGGCTGATGGAAAAAGAAGCCTTAGAACTAAATAGGGTATTTATGAAGTACATAACTACGGAAAAACCATTTGTTTTTCTTAAATGTGCTATTACCTTAGACGGAAAAATAGCTGCCAGAACAGGAAGTTCTAAATGGATAACCAACGAGGTCTCTAGAGAGAAGGTACAAAGATTGAGACACCGTTTTATGGGAATAATGGTAGGGGCAAATACCCTTGTTATGGATAATCCACGGCTCAATGCAAGGATAGAAGGCGGAAATGATCCCTTTAGGATAGTAATAGATCCTGAGCTTATTGTTCCCAGTGATTCAAATTTTGCAAGTATGAAAGACGGTAAGAGCATAATAGTAACTTCAGAAAAAAACAAAGATTCAGAAAAAGTATCACTCTTGGAAGCGAGGGGGGTTCGTTTTGCCTGGCTTCCTGGGGATGAGTTTAAAATAAGTGATATTCTAAAAAAAGTTGGTGAACTTAAGATAGATTCTGTTTTACTTGAAGGAGGAAGTTACCTCATATCTAAGGCCTTTGAAGAGAATGCTATAGATGGAGGAGAGATATTTATAGCCCCTAAGATATTGGGAGACCAAAAAGGGATACCTTTTATAAAAGGATTTTCATTTGACAGTATTGAGGAAGCTTTTGAACTGAAAAATGTTAAATTTAATCAGTATGGAAATAATATTTCAGTGGAATTTTATAAAGATTAA
- a CDS encoding riboflavin synthase yields MFTGLVEEMGEVISVARGEKSLKIKIKCKKVLEGAKIGDSIATNGTCLTAVELGDNYFTADCMFETVKRTNLKRLKSGSKVNLEKSLTLATPLGGHLVTGDVDCEGKIISIKQEGIAKIYEISVEPRLMKYVVEKGRITLDGASLTIVDFTKESISVSLIPHTQEMITLGYKRIGDYINVETDLIGKYVERLLHFDNSKEEKKKKGIDEKFLFENGFF; encoded by the coding sequence ATTTTTACAGGACTGGTAGAAGAGATGGGGGAAGTAATCTCTGTTGCAAGAGGAGAAAAATCCCTGAAAATAAAAATAAAATGCAAAAAAGTACTTGAGGGTGCCAAGATAGGTGATAGTATAGCAACAAACGGTACCTGTCTCACAGCTGTAGAGTTAGGTGATAATTATTTTACGGCAGATTGTATGTTTGAAACAGTAAAAAGAACAAACCTGAAAAGGCTGAAAAGTGGGTCAAAGGTAAATCTTGAAAAATCCCTGACGCTGGCCACTCCACTAGGAGGTCATTTGGTTACAGGGGACGTAGACTGCGAGGGGAAAATAATCTCTATAAAACAGGAAGGAATTGCAAAAATATATGAGATCAGCGTAGAGCCTAGACTGATGAAATATGTGGTTGAAAAGGGTAGGATAACCCTCGATGGAGCCAGTCTAACAATTGTTGACTTTACAAAGGAAAGTATAAGTGTATCACTCATACCACACACTCAAGAGATGATCACTCTGGGCTATAAAAGAATCGGAGATTATATCAACGTTGAGACTGATCTTATAGGAAAGTATGTGGAAAGGCTTTTACATTTTGATAACAGCAAAGAGGAGAAAAAGAAGAAGGGAATCGATGAAAAATTCCTTTTTGAAAACGGATTTTTTTAA
- a CDS encoding Fe-S-containing hydro-lyase has product MIKLTTPLTAEDTEKLKSGDIVQITGTIYTARDAAHARLVKLVEEGKELPFDVNGQIIYYVGPSPAKPGNPIGSAGPTTSYRMDPFAPTLLDQGLKGMIGKGGRSQEVKDACVRNKGVYFAATGGAAALIAKCIKKAEVIAYEDLGSEAIRKLEVEDFPVIVINDTYGNDQYETGQAEYRK; this is encoded by the coding sequence ATGATTAAGTTAACAACACCTTTAACGGCAGAAGATACAGAAAAACTAAAATCAGGAGATATAGTACAAATAACAGGTACAATTTATACTGCAAGAGATGCAGCTCATGCTAGACTTGTAAAGTTAGTAGAAGAAGGAAAAGAATTACCTTTTGATGTAAATGGTCAGATTATATATTATGTAGGGCCATCTCCTGCTAAGCCAGGAAATCCTATAGGAAGTGCAGGGCCTACAACAAGCTATAGAATGGATCCTTTTGCTCCTACTCTTTTGGATCAGGGCTTAAAAGGAATGATAGGTAAAGGGGGAAGATCTCAAGAGGTAAAAGATGCCTGTGTAAGAAATAAAGGGGTTTATTTTGCTGCCACAGGTGGGGCTGCTGCACTTATAGCAAAGTGCATCAAAAAAGCTGAAGTGATAGCTTATGAAGATTTAGGATCAGAAGCAATAAGAAAACTTGAAGTAGAAGATTTTCCTGTTATTGTAATCAATGATACTTATGGAAATGATCAATACGAAACAGGACAAGCTGAATATAGAAAATAA
- a CDS encoding putative quinol monooxygenase, which translates to MIIVVAKSILKEGKTEEFKSLTRELIDETRKEKGCIEYVLYEDTESAGTFTFIEKWEDMDCLEAHFQSEHFKRIGAKVKELRKSRDINIYKEA; encoded by the coding sequence ATGATAATAGTAGTAGCGAAATCAATTTTGAAAGAAGGAAAGACAGAGGAGTTTAAAAGCCTGACTAGGGAACTTATAGATGAGACTAGGAAGGAGAAGGGGTGTATAGAGTATGTTCTTTATGAAGATACAGAAAGTGCAGGAACCTTTACCTTTATAGAGAAATGGGAAGATATGGACTGTCTCGAAGCACATTTTCAAAGTGAACATTTTAAAAGAATAGGAGCTAAGGTGAAAGAACTCAGAAAAAGCAGAGATATCAACATTTACAAAGAGGCTTAA
- the ribH gene encoding 6,7-dimethyl-8-ribityllumazine synthase, which produces MRVIEGNFTGKGLKVGIIAGRFNEFVSSKLIGGALDALKRHEVSEEDIDLAWVPGAFEMPLVAQKMARSGKYDAVITLGAVIRGATPHFDYVCSEVSKGVASVSLETGIPVIFGVLTTNTIEECIERAGTKAGNKGFDAGVSAIEMVNLLKGM; this is translated from the coding sequence ATGAGAGTTATTGAGGGAAATTTCACAGGAAAAGGTCTAAAAGTAGGAATTATAGCAGGAAGATTTAATGAGTTTGTTTCGTCTAAATTAATAGGTGGAGCTTTAGATGCTTTAAAAAGACATGAAGTCTCTGAGGAAGATATAGATTTAGCATGGGTTCCAGGCGCCTTTGAAATGCCGCTAGTAGCTCAAAAAATGGCAAGATCTGGGAAATACGATGCTGTTATTACACTTGGAGCAGTAATAAGAGGAGCCACTCCGCATTTTGATTATGTATGCTCGGAGGTTTCAAAGGGAGTAGCTTCAGTCTCTTTAGAAACAGGTATCCCTGTAATATTTGGAGTTCTTACAACGAATACAATAGAGGAGTGTATTGAAAGAGCCGGTACAAAGGCTGGAAACAAAGGATTTGATGCAGGAGTATCTGCTATAGAAATGGTAAACCTTTTAAAGGGGATGTAA
- a CDS encoding cation:proton antiporter: MVSLPIHDPVLIFAIVMSSVLVAPLFAQKLKLPGIVGLIAAGLIVGPHTFGILENDRTIDLLGTIGLLYIMFEAGLEINLGEVKKNKHHSILFGLLTFSVPLVMGILSGVYILKMNLMASVLMASLFSSHTLISFPIVSKLGLSKKSSVSTTIGATIITDTLAFLVMIVVIASNQGNLGVYFWIKLFSLSTLYVALTGLYLPRLTRWFFRNYSSESGVEEYVFVIAVLFILAHLSHMIGLEPVIGAFLAGLVLNTLIPEKSTLMNRVQFIGSSMFIPFFLISVGMIIDVSHFFTGTGALKISLTMITVAILSKYLAAVGFGNKVKLKKSETNLMFAMSVNQAAATLAVVMIGYRVGIFNEDILTGSIMMIVSTCFLGTIFTEKYAKEVMLDEQTNYKVSSDVKTDRILIPVSEANNLKDLIEFAFLIKKKGSHEPLYPLTVAIDGQDVERQILEGERFLAKVVTHANSLQKSVIPLNRIDINVSNAITKVIKEYRISKVIINWNNIKKSHNRVFSKVIDQSVKKSNVSIYITRIIHPVGITENMFLIVPPLINRQIGFVDEFYSIIKMALSINSKLVIISDEPTKGELQKIILKNTSNLNYEFKTLNSWKVIEENLSGIIKDSDMIIQIMAKQGQLAWRLTFDRLPNKLVEKFVNNNLIAVYPSTNCNGEEECSYENTKGDISIIRRLSKNNFLFDFSENNPEKLLKIITDKFSDERESREVYEDLKDVLKKYPVELTHETLLIHTYMESIDDYQVYIATNKNKFSVENVKSNPKVIIVLLSPKSDPMNRHLKVLSEIAKIVTDKKMLSDILGSCSYSEFLERINQR, encoded by the coding sequence TTGGTTAGTCTACCTATACATGATCCTGTCTTAATATTTGCTATTGTTATGTCCAGTGTACTTGTAGCACCGCTGTTTGCTCAAAAATTAAAACTCCCAGGGATAGTAGGTCTTATTGCAGCAGGTCTCATAGTAGGGCCACATACCTTCGGAATATTGGAAAATGACCGAACCATAGATTTACTAGGGACAATTGGGCTCTTGTATATCATGTTTGAAGCTGGTCTTGAAATAAACCTCGGAGAGGTAAAAAAGAATAAACATCACAGTATATTGTTTGGACTGCTGACATTTTCAGTCCCTTTGGTTATGGGAATTCTAAGTGGAGTCTATATACTAAAAATGAATTTAATGGCATCGGTGCTCATGGCTAGTCTTTTCTCATCTCATACTCTAATAAGTTTTCCTATAGTCAGTAAACTGGGATTATCTAAAAAGAGCTCTGTCTCTACAACCATAGGAGCTACTATTATTACTGATACCTTGGCATTTTTAGTAATGATAGTTGTCATAGCATCCAACCAAGGAAACCTTGGGGTTTACTTCTGGATAAAATTATTTTCCTTAAGTACTCTATATGTTGCATTGACAGGATTATATCTTCCGAGACTGACAAGGTGGTTTTTTAGAAACTATTCTTCAGAGTCTGGAGTTGAGGAGTATGTTTTTGTAATAGCTGTGTTGTTTATTTTGGCCCATCTATCACACATGATCGGTTTAGAGCCTGTTATAGGAGCCTTCTTGGCAGGACTTGTATTAAACACTCTTATACCTGAAAAGAGTACCCTGATGAACAGGGTACAATTCATAGGAAGTTCTATGTTTATACCTTTTTTCTTGATATCTGTAGGAATGATAATAGACGTAAGCCATTTCTTTACAGGGACTGGAGCACTAAAAATATCCCTGACAATGATTACAGTGGCGATACTGTCTAAGTATCTGGCAGCAGTGGGGTTTGGAAATAAGGTGAAGCTTAAAAAATCAGAGACAAATTTGATGTTTGCAATGAGTGTGAATCAGGCTGCGGCTACACTGGCAGTTGTAATGATAGGATACAGAGTGGGGATATTCAATGAAGATATTCTGACTGGATCTATAATGATGATAGTCTCTACTTGTTTTTTAGGAACTATTTTTACAGAAAAATATGCAAAAGAAGTGATGTTGGATGAACAGACCAATTACAAAGTTTCATCTGATGTAAAAACCGATAGAATACTTATACCTGTCAGTGAAGCAAACAATTTAAAAGACTTAATAGAATTTGCTTTTTTAATAAAGAAAAAAGGAAGCCATGAGCCTTTATATCCACTTACGGTGGCTATAGACGGTCAAGATGTGGAGAGACAGATTTTAGAAGGTGAGAGATTCCTCGCCAAAGTAGTTACCCATGCAAATTCATTGCAAAAGAGTGTCATACCTCTAAATCGAATAGATATCAACGTGTCCAATGCCATAACAAAAGTTATTAAAGAGTACAGGATTTCTAAGGTTATTATAAACTGGAATAATATAAAAAAAAGCCACAACAGAGTCTTTAGCAAGGTTATAGATCAATCGGTGAAAAAAAGTAATGTAAGCATATACATAACAAGGATAATCCATCCTGTTGGGATAACAGAAAATATGTTTCTAATAGTCCCTCCTTTAATTAACAGACAGATTGGCTTTGTTGATGAATTTTATTCTATAATTAAGATGGCCTTATCAATAAACTCCAAATTGGTAATAATATCAGATGAACCGACAAAAGGGGAATTACAAAAGATAATCCTTAAAAACACATCTAATCTTAACTATGAATTTAAGACTTTAAATAGCTGGAAAGTTATTGAAGAAAATCTGTCAGGGATAATAAAGGATAGTGACATGATTATTCAGATAATGGCAAAACAGGGACAATTGGCATGGCGTCTTACTTTTGACAGACTTCCAAATAAACTTGTGGAGAAATTTGTAAACAACAATCTTATCGCCGTCTATCCTTCAACTAACTGCAACGGTGAAGAAGAGTGTTCCTATGAAAATACCAAGGGGGATATCTCTATTATAAGAAGATTATCAAAAAATAATTTTTTGTTTGATTTTTCTGAAAATAATCCTGAAAAATTGTTAAAAATAATCACAGATAAATTTTCAGATGAAAGAGAAAGCCGGGAAGTATATGAAGATTTGAAAGATGTACTTAAAAAATATCCGGTAGAGCTGACACACGAAACTCTTCTTATTCATACCTATATGGAGTCTATCGATGATTATCAAGTATATATTGCAACAAATAAAAATAAGTTTTCAGTGGAGAATGTAAAATCAAATCCTAAGGTTATCATAGTACTTTTGTCACCAAAATCAGATCCTATGAACCGACACTTAAAGGTTCTTTCTGAAATTGCGAAAATAGTTACTGATAAAAAAATGCTTTCGGATATACTGGGTTCTTGCAGTTATTCAGAATTTTTAGAAAGGATAAACCAAAGATAG
- a CDS encoding bifunctional 3,4-dihydroxy-2-butanone-4-phosphate synthase/GTP cyclohydrolase II has protein sequence MLDRIDEAIEDIKAGKMVIVVDDENRENEGDIIIAGEKVSYESINFMAKYARGLTCVPMTRERADQLHLPQMVNRNTDSHGTAFTVSVDAAEGTTTGISVADRVKTITDLVDESKGPWDFKRPGHLFPLVAKDGGVLARPGHTEAAVDLARLAGLKPVGVICEILKDDGTMARLMDLKEFAKEHDLKIVSIEDLIKYRKEHDVLMEVYATATMPTIAGNFEIVAFDNKLDGKEHIALIKGDIKGKEDVLIRIHSECFTGDILGSMRCDCGLQLKEAMKKIDEEGAGIILYLRQEGRGIGLINKIKAYALQDKGLDTVEANEQLGFEADLRDYAVASQMLKALEVKSVRVMTNNLRKVNGLEKYGVKVNKRKGIEVDSNENNLRYLKTKKTKLGHILKLDENK, from the coding sequence ATGCTAGATAGAATAGATGAAGCTATAGAGGATATAAAGGCCGGAAAAATGGTAATTGTGGTAGATGATGAAAACCGTGAAAACGAAGGTGACATCATTATCGCCGGGGAAAAGGTAAGCTATGAGAGTATAAACTTTATGGCCAAATACGCCAGAGGTCTCACATGTGTACCTATGACAAGAGAGAGGGCAGATCAGCTGCACCTTCCTCAAATGGTAAATAGAAATACAGACTCTCACGGGACAGCATTTACTGTCTCAGTAGATGCTGCAGAAGGTACCACTACTGGAATTTCTGTAGCAGACAGAGTAAAAACTATAACTGATCTAGTAGATGAAAGCAAGGGACCATGGGATTTTAAAAGACCGGGACATCTTTTCCCATTGGTGGCAAAAGACGGAGGAGTCTTGGCAAGACCAGGGCACACAGAAGCTGCTGTAGATCTTGCAAGACTTGCGGGTTTAAAGCCTGTGGGAGTTATCTGTGAAATACTAAAGGATGACGGAACAATGGCGAGACTTATGGACCTAAAAGAGTTTGCAAAAGAGCATGACCTAAAAATTGTATCTATAGAAGACCTCATAAAATACAGAAAAGAACATGATGTACTAATGGAGGTCTATGCAACTGCAACTATGCCTACAATTGCTGGAAATTTTGAAATAGTTGCCTTTGATAATAAATTGGATGGTAAAGAGCATATTGCTCTTATAAAAGGAGATATAAAAGGTAAGGAAGATGTTCTTATCAGAATACATTCAGAGTGTTTTACAGGAGATATATTAGGGTCGATGAGATGTGACTGCGGACTTCAGCTGAAGGAAGCTATGAAAAAAATAGACGAAGAAGGAGCTGGGATTATCCTGTATCTCAGACAAGAAGGTAGAGGGATCGGTCTTATCAACAAGATAAAAGCCTATGCACTTCAGGACAAGGGATTGGATACAGTAGAGGCAAATGAGCAGCTAGGATTTGAAGCTGATCTAAGAGACTATGCTGTAGCTTCTCAAATGTTAAAGGCTTTAGAGGTTAAATCTGTGAGAGTCATGACAAATAACCTTAGGAAGGTAAATGGCCTCGAGAAATACGGAGTAAAGGTAAATAAAAGAAAGGGTATAGAGGTAGACTCAAATGAAAATAATCTGAGATACCTTAAAACCAAGAAGACTAAACTTGGACACATATTAAAACTGGATGAAAATAAATAA